One Bacteroidia bacterium DNA segment encodes these proteins:
- a CDS encoding cell division protein ZapA → MPPVQKQVNIGNRSYPLTIDSSEEQKVKSAQSLIDEKLFVYEGRYPGRDYQDLLAMTSLQLALEMQYTGNGKKETESNQQVANTEAIDLLKKLDQKLSQALAS, encoded by the coding sequence ATGCCACCAGTTCAGAAACAGGTGAATATAGGAAACAGGAGCTATCCTTTAACCATTGATAGCAGTGAAGAGCAGAAAGTAAAATCCGCTCAATCGCTTATTGATGAGAAGCTCTTTGTGTATGAAGGAAGGTATCCGGGAAGGGATTATCAGGATTTATTAGCCATGACATCCTTGCAACTCGCTCTGGAGATGCAATATACCGGAAATGGAAAGAAGGAAACCGAAAGCAATCAACAGGTTGCCAATACAGAAGCCATTGATTTGCTAAAGAAACTTGATCAGAAACTTTCCCAAGCTCTAGCCTCTTGA
- the zapB gene encoding cell division protein ZapB has protein sequence MEKLNDWLSAVEQKTDLLIEKLEALKKENSSLTSENQTLREKNAQLESEGIVQHSVHSGAPENFAKADTESIKKTIDGIVKEIDQALAVLSN, from the coding sequence ATGGAAAAACTGAACGATTGGCTATCTGCCGTTGAGCAAAAGACAGACCTATTGATAGAAAAGTTAGAAGCTTTGAAGAAGGAAAATTCTTCTTTAACTTCTGAGAATCAAACCCTTAGAGAAAAGAATGCTCAATTAGAATCTGAAGGAATAGTACAACATTCTGTTCATTCCGGCGCACCCGAAAATTTTGCCAAGGCTGACACCGAAAGCATTAAGAAAACAATAGACGGAATTGTAAAAGAGATTGATCAAGCATTAGCAGTTTTATCCAACTAA
- a CDS encoding TonB-dependent receptor plug domain-containing protein yields the protein MKNIQKYWLFVVIILSGLFPAPILAQIPVNYNPDSLKNKDSELLSLQQLMEVKVTVASEKELTVRESPAVITLISADELKNSGARDLMDIIRLVPGFDFAQDVDNIIGLGVRGNWGHESKVLLTIDGQALQETSYGNLQFAQHYPIENIERIEIIRGPGSVVYGGSAALAVINIITKTGKELKGGSLHFNYGQLERHFGRINGTASFGQQFENGINLSASLSYNSGIMSDRLIPIDSVTNLDYADSSKIKNMYANVGLKYKGLDVRYIYDNYVVNVTERSLDFNFESHLVGLQYNIKVNDKFKIIPRFNFKAQKPWNSSNELDGDTTHYTNVFNTRYSGRLLLDYQPWKVFNLLAGAEIFQDNSRFLTKDPYMVFTNGQSSVHYINLAGYLQGSVKTKHISGVLGLRYNWHNLFEPVLVPRAALTGIFGVFHAKLLYSMAFKAPTIYNLQVNPAIKPELVHVGELEVGLTIAKKLQWNANLYYMKVKNSIAYFQNGVTENFYNFSKSGTYGVETELKYKDNFGFLSLSYSYYNILKSNVPIFQFADSSISAYPAFANHTVKLKGSIKIIPNFYFNPSGIFYSTRYYYNPDGSDASYAPCVLLNAYLNYNNAFTKGLTIGAGVYDILGVNFKFPQAYNSGYSPLPGPGREIIIKLSYQFNWK from the coding sequence ATGAAAAACATTCAGAAATATTGGCTTTTTGTTGTAATAATCCTTTCCGGATTGTTCCCTGCTCCTATCCTTGCGCAAATACCGGTGAATTACAATCCGGACTCTCTGAAAAACAAGGATTCGGAATTACTTTCTTTACAACAACTAATGGAAGTAAAAGTAACTGTTGCTAGTGAAAAGGAATTGACCGTAAGAGAAAGTCCGGCGGTTATTACCCTAATTTCTGCTGACGAACTAAAAAACAGCGGTGCAAGAGATTTGATGGATATTATTCGGCTAGTTCCGGGTTTTGATTTTGCTCAGGATGTGGATAATATTATCGGTTTAGGAGTTAGAGGAAATTGGGGACATGAAAGTAAAGTGTTGCTAACCATTGATGGTCAGGCCTTGCAAGAAACCAGCTATGGCAATTTACAATTCGCCCAGCATTATCCTATAGAAAACATAGAACGAATTGAAATTATCAGAGGACCGGGTTCAGTGGTTTATGGTGGAAGTGCAGCTTTGGCCGTAATAAATATCATCACGAAAACGGGTAAAGAACTGAAAGGCGGTAGTCTTCATTTTAACTATGGCCAGCTTGAAAGACATTTTGGAAGAATCAACGGAACTGCCAGTTTTGGCCAACAATTTGAAAATGGAATAAATCTTAGTGCCAGTTTAAGTTATAATTCAGGTATCATGAGTGACAGGCTGATCCCGATAGATTCTGTAACCAATCTGGATTATGCTGACAGTTCTAAAATAAAAAACATGTATGCCAATGTAGGTTTAAAATACAAAGGTTTGGATGTAAGGTATATCTATGATAATTATGTTGTGAATGTAACCGAACGCTCATTGGATTTTAACTTCGAGTCTCATTTAGTAGGATTGCAATACAACATCAAAGTAAACGATAAGTTCAAGATAATTCCTCGCTTTAATTTCAAAGCTCAAAAGCCATGGAATTCATCCAATGAATTAGATGGTGATACCACCCATTATACCAATGTATTCAACACTCGATATTCCGGACGTTTGCTGCTCGACTATCAACCTTGGAAAGTTTTCAACTTATTGGCCGGTGCCGAAATTTTCCAGGACAACTCCAGGTTTTTGACCAAGGATCCTTACATGGTGTTTACCAATGGCCAATCCTCTGTTCATTACATCAATTTAGCCGGATATCTTCAAGGATCGGTTAAAACAAAACATATTTCCGGAGTTTTAGGATTGAGGTATAATTGGCATAATTTATTCGAACCGGTTTTAGTTCCAAGGGCTGCTTTAACCGGAATTTTTGGAGTTTTCCACGCTAAGTTGCTCTATTCTATGGCCTTTAAAGCTCCTACTATTTATAATTTGCAGGTGAATCCGGCGATTAAACCTGAATTAGTTCATGTGGGAGAGTTAGAAGTTGGTTTAACCATTGCCAAGAAACTTCAGTGGAATGCTAACCTGTATTATATGAAAGTAAAGAACTCCATTGCGTATTTTCAAAATGGTGTGACTGAAAATTTCTATAATTTTTCAAAATCAGGAACGTATGGTGTAGAAACCGAACTTAAATACAAGGATAATTTTGGATTTCTTTCTCTTTCCTATTCCTATTACAACATCTTAAAAAGTAACGTTCCCATTTTTCAATTCGCAGATTCTTCTATTTCTGCTTATCCGGCCTTTGCGAATCATACTGTTAAACTTAAGGGATCCATTAAAATTATTCCAAACTTTTATTTTAATCCTTCCGGGATATTCTATAGTACTCGTTATTATTATAATCCGGACGGAAGTGATGCTTCTTATGCTCCTTGTGTGTTGTTGAATGCCTATTTGAATTACAACAATGCATTTACCAAAGGTTTAACTATTGGTGCAGGAGTTTACGATATTTTAGGAGTAAACTTTAAATTCCCACAGGCCTACAATTCCGGATATAGTCCATTACCTGGCCCCGGAAGAGAAATAATAATTAAGTTGAGCTATCAGTTTAACTGGAAATAG
- a CDS encoding YfiR family protein encodes MANFYPKAIFNNRLRGILLLLFFSLPLVGFKPAAQENEVDYKIHAKFIYHFTKYIHWPTSAAKDVVSIGILGNDVVYSELQTITPGKKVGTLGFKIDKLTPESNFGAYNLIFVSATQMKQFDKVITATGGKPILIITEKTGYARKGGDINFYIDNDRLRFEINEKTITSKGMNIATDLLVLGTIVK; translated from the coding sequence ATGGCAAATTTCTACCCAAAAGCCATATTTAATAACAGATTAAGGGGCATTCTCCTTCTCTTGTTTTTTAGTCTTCCATTGGTTGGATTTAAACCTGCTGCACAAGAAAATGAGGTAGACTATAAAATACATGCCAAGTTTATTTACCATTTTACCAAATACATCCATTGGCCTACAAGTGCTGCTAAGGACGTAGTTAGCATTGGGATTTTAGGAAATGATGTAGTTTATTCAGAACTACAAACTATAACTCCGGGTAAAAAGGTGGGAACTTTAGGATTCAAAATAGATAAGCTTACACCGGAAAGCAATTTTGGAGCATACAATTTAATTTTTGTTTCTGCCACCCAAATGAAGCAATTTGACAAAGTAATTACTGCTACGGGAGGCAAACCAATTTTAATTATCACCGAGAAAACAGGTTATGCCAGGAAGGGGGGTGATATCAATTTTTACATAGATAATGACCGTTTAAGATTTGAGATAAACGAAAAAACCATAACCTCCAAAGGAATGAACATCGCAACCGACTTATTAGTCTTAGGCACAATAGTCAAATAA